Proteins from a single region of Nocardioides anomalus:
- the ligD gene encoding non-homologous end-joining DNA ligase translates to MTDIPQPALATLSHERFWADGWVYERKLDGQRCLAVRTGRGTRLYSRSGRDVTVAFPEIAEALEEQASTDFVVDGEVVAFEGSRTSFARLQPRIHVSSADKARRSGVPVFFYVFDVLRADGEDLRGEPLLARKRRLRALLTFDGPIRYTPHRRQGGEEYFAGACRKGWEGLIAKRADAAYATGRTDRWLKFKCEAGQELVVVGWTDPEGSRVALGALLLGYHEGDDLVYAGKVGTGFSEAVLRDLHARLGPLEVDPSPCTQGALPRKGVHWARPELVAQVAFTEWTRTHQLRHPRFLGLREDKAAAEVVRET, encoded by the coding sequence GTGACCGACATCCCGCAGCCGGCGCTGGCGACGCTGTCGCACGAGCGCTTCTGGGCCGACGGGTGGGTCTACGAGCGCAAGCTCGACGGCCAGCGCTGCCTGGCCGTGCGCACCGGCCGGGGCACCCGGCTCTACTCCCGCTCGGGCCGCGACGTGACGGTGGCGTTCCCGGAGATCGCGGAGGCGCTGGAGGAGCAGGCGTCGACCGACTTCGTGGTGGACGGTGAGGTGGTGGCCTTCGAGGGCTCGCGCACGTCGTTCGCCCGGCTCCAGCCGCGCATCCACGTGAGCAGCGCGGACAAGGCGCGCCGCAGCGGCGTCCCGGTCTTCTTCTACGTCTTCGACGTGCTGCGCGCGGACGGCGAGGACCTGCGCGGCGAGCCGCTGCTGGCCCGCAAGCGGCGACTGCGCGCGCTGCTCACCTTCGACGGCCCGATCCGCTACACGCCGCACCGCAGGCAGGGGGGCGAGGAGTACTTCGCCGGGGCCTGCCGCAAGGGCTGGGAGGGGCTGATCGCCAAGCGCGCGGACGCGGCGTACGCCACCGGCCGCACCGACCGCTGGCTCAAGTTCAAGTGCGAGGCCGGCCAGGAGCTGGTCGTCGTCGGCTGGACCGACCCGGAGGGCTCGCGGGTCGCGCTGGGTGCGCTGCTGCTCGGCTACCACGAGGGCGACGACCTGGTGTACGCCGGCAAGGTCGGCACCGGCTTCTCCGAGGCGGTGCTGCGCGACCTGCACGCGCGGCTCGGCCCGCTCGAGGTCGACCCGTCGCCGTGCACCCAGGGCGCGCTCCCGCGCAAGGGTGTGCACTGGGCGCGGCCCGAGCTGGTGGCGCAGGTCGCCTTCACCGAGTGGACGCGGACCCACCAGCTGCGGCACCCGCGCTTCCTCGGGCTCCGCGAGGACAAGGCCGCGGCCGAGGTGGTGCGGGAGACGTGA
- the ligD gene encoding non-homologous end-joining DNA ligase: MSDSTVAGVEISKPDKVLFPDDPPRSGSVTKLDLARYYDSVADVMLPHLRGRPVNMERFPDGLGGFSFYEKKVPSHFPDWVHTVEVATAQDPQRQVVVDDRRSLVYLAQQACVTPHTWLCTTKALDQPDQLVFDLDPSDDDLAKVRKATRMVGELLDDLGLTTYLKTTGSRGYHVLVPLRPRLGFDEVRDFAHRCAELLVEKAPDLLTVEVRKAKRGRRVYVDVARNGYAQTAVPAYAVRARPGAPVSTPITWDELSRVPPTKYTVRTVGRRLAAKPCPWRDVRRHAQSLARADRALRGSGR; encoded by the coding sequence GTGAGCGACTCGACCGTCGCGGGCGTGGAGATCTCCAAGCCGGACAAGGTGCTGTTCCCGGACGACCCCCCTCGATCCGGCAGCGTCACCAAGCTGGACCTCGCCCGTTACTACGACTCCGTGGCCGACGTGATGCTGCCGCACCTGCGCGGCCGGCCGGTGAACATGGAGCGCTTCCCGGACGGGCTGGGTGGGTTCAGCTTCTACGAGAAGAAGGTGCCGTCGCACTTCCCGGACTGGGTGCACACCGTCGAGGTCGCCACCGCCCAGGACCCCCAGCGGCAGGTCGTGGTCGACGACCGCCGCAGCCTGGTCTACCTGGCCCAGCAGGCCTGCGTCACGCCGCACACGTGGCTGTGCACCACGAAGGCGCTCGACCAGCCGGACCAGCTCGTCTTCGACCTCGACCCCAGCGACGACGACCTGGCCAAGGTGCGCAAGGCGACCCGGATGGTGGGCGAGCTGCTCGACGACCTCGGCCTCACGACGTACCTCAAGACGACCGGTTCGCGCGGCTACCACGTGCTGGTGCCGCTGCGACCGCGGCTGGGCTTCGACGAGGTGCGCGACTTCGCGCACCGCTGCGCCGAACTGCTGGTCGAGAAGGCGCCGGACCTGCTGACCGTCGAGGTGCGCAAGGCCAAGCGGGGCAGGAGGGTCTACGTCGACGTGGCCCGCAACGGCTACGCGCAGACCGCGGTCCCGGCATACGCCGTCCGCGCGCGGCCCGGTGCGCCGGTCTCGACGCCGATCACCTGGGACGAGCTGTCGCGGGTGCCACCGACGAAGTACACCGTGCGCACCGTCGGTCGCCGCCTGGCCGCCAAGCCCTGCCCGTGGCGCGACGTGCGCCGGCACGCCCAGTCGCTGGCCCGGGCGGACCGAGCGCTCAGAGGGTCCGGTCGCTGA